In Syngnathus acus chromosome 5, fSynAcu1.2, whole genome shotgun sequence, a genomic segment contains:
- the npffl gene encoding pro-FMRFamide-related neuropeptide FF like, which yields MDTSAAVTILVVLMALGDVSHGLHVAGAPEDGEDLKRGTSQDNMDNHLLEMESVKADSSVEDHLLTALLRALLLGSHREARNSVLHEPQRFGRSSRGPLVLEDHINSPDWEEAPGQIWSMAVPQRFGKK from the exons ATGGACACGAGTGCAGCGGTGACCATTCTGGTGGTGCTGATGGCGCTGGGCGACGTCAGTCATGGGCTTCACGTTGCAGGTGCGCCGGAGGATGGTGAAGATTTGAAGCGGGGCACATCTCAGGACAACATGGACAACCACTTGCTGGAGATG GAGAGTGTCAAAGCAGATAGCAGCGTGGAAGATCATCTGCTGACGGCGCTGCTCAGAGCCCTGCTGCTGGGATCTCACAGAGAAGCCCGGAACTCTGTGCTCCATGAACCACAGAG GTTTGGCCGCTCGTCCCGAGGGCCGCTGGTGTTGGAGGATCACATCAACTCGCCTGATTGGGAGGAGGCTCCTGGCCAGATCTGGAGCATGGCGGTACCCCAGAGATTTGGCAAGAAATAA
- the hyal1 gene encoding hyaluronidase-1: MSCFHPIPLLLFSLLSHLQGVTLSPVPFSQQPFASVWNAPSAACLSQYGVDLDLGTFSIGQNQNQTFMGDDITIFYTNKLGVYPYYSQGEAVNGGVPQNASLEKHLRAATDDIRKYIPDADFHGLAVVDWESWRPVWERNWDTKHVYWEGSRALVRSRHPDWKPAQVDALARVEFEAAGRKFMEETLKVGQKERPGGLWGFYGFPNCYNYYKTGNYTGECPAVESKRNNELTWLWKVSSALYPDIYLSQELRNLGWEVSLYARHRILEAFRVAPPPQPVVPYATIVYTYSLQFLSQEHLVYTVGESAALGSAGVVLWGDHTFSKSKASCNAVKWYIDETLGPYLVNVTSAAIFCSQTVCSSRGRCARRDPESQVYLHLHSARWKVKSEERAQGGRHYTVLGRLSTQDVMLMMSRFECKCYPGWVGDRCATPRRG, from the exons ATGAGCTGCTTTCATCCTATCCCGCTGCTGTTGTTTAGCTTACTTAGTCACCTTCAGGGCGTGACCTTGTCACCAGTCCCCTTCTCCCAGCAGCCCTTTGCGAGTGTGTGGAACGCACCCTCGGCCGCCTGCCTCTCCCAATATGGCGTGGATCTCGACCTGGGTACGTTCAGCATCGGCCAGAACCAAAACCAGACCTTCATGGGTGACGATATAACCATCTTCTACACAAACAAGCTGGGTGTGTACCCGTATTACAGCCAAGGCGAGGCGGTAAATGGCGGCGTGCCGCAAAATGCCAGCCTTGAGAAGCACCTGAGAGCGGCGACAGATGATATCCGCAAGTACATCCCTGACGCGGACTTCCACGGCCTGGCTGTGGTGGACTGGGAGAGCTGGAGGCCCGTTTGGGAGAGGAACTGGGACACCAAACATGTGTACTGGGAAGGATCACGTGCACTGGTCCGAAGCAGGCATCCAGACTGGAAACCTGCTCAGGTTGACGCTTTAGCCCGTGTTGAGTTTGAGGCGGCCGGCAGGAAGTTCATGGAGGAGACGCTGAAAGTGGGTCAGAAAGAGCGGCCCGGTGGACTGTGGGGCTTCTACGGGTTCCCCAACTGCTACAACTACTACAAAACTGGCAACTATACGGGCGAGTGTCCCGCAGTGGAGTCCAAAAGAAACAATGAGCTGACATGGCTCTGGAAAGTCTCGTCGGCTCTCTATCCAGACATCTACCTCAGCCAGGAGCTGCGAAACCTCGGCTGGGAGGTGTCACTTTATGCTCGCCATCGCATTCTTGAAGCCTTCAGAGTGGCGCCGCCGCCTCAGCCCGTTGTCCCCTATGCCACCATCGTCTACACCTACTCGCTGCAGTTTCTCTCCCAG GAGCATTTGGTCTACACTGTCGGAGAGAGTGCCGCCTTGGGATCTGCAGGAGTAGTCCTCTGGGGTGATCATACTTTCTCCAAATCGAAG gcctcttgcaacGCCGTCAAATGGTACATAGACGAGACCTTGGGTCCTTATTTGGTCAATGTCACGTCAGCGGCCATCTTCTGCAGCCAGACCGTGTGCTCGTCCAGAGGCAGGTGCGCCAGGAGGGACCCCGAGTCGCAGGTCTACCTCCACCTCCACTCTGCCCGCTGGAAGGTGAAGTCAGAGGAGAGGGCGCAGGGTGGGCGCCATTACACAGTCTTGGGACGGCTCAGCACGCAGGATGTGATGCTCATGATGTCCCGCTTTGAATGCAAGTGCTACCCCGGGTGGGTGGGCGACAGATGCGCCACGCCCCGGCGCGGATAA